The following DNA comes from Deltaproteobacteria bacterium.
GTTGATTTGAGTCGGATGTCGGCCTGGGCCGCGCAGTGCAACGCGTGACTGAGTTCGTTGACGGTATAGCGTTTAGCCCCATCAATTAAACGATCTGCATCCCGTCCCAATTTGATATTTTGCTTAACGTCTCGGGGTGAGGCACCGCGCTCGAGCATTTCCCTCGTTCTAAACATGAGCCTCAATCGGTAACAAATGGCGCCGAGAATAGGAAATGCGTCTTCCCCGCCGTCGATTAGATTACGAACCAAGGTGGAGGCAAGTGAAAGGTTGCGGTCGCCGATGGCATCGGTGAGGTCCCACACAATGCGTACACGCGAGGAGATTAAGCAGGTCTCAACATCGTCGCAGCTTACCACTGCATCTTCACCGGCATAGGCGGCAACTTGATGAAGAGCATTGTCGAGGATGCCAAGCTCGGTGCCAATAAAGTCGGCAATCAGAGCACAGGCATCGCGTTCAATTTTAATGCCGTGGTCTTTGGCGCGAGCATTCAACCAGCCGCCAATGTCTCTTTGTTGCGGAACGGCGAATTGAAAAACGCAATTAGCCTTTGAAAGTGCCTTACCAAGTTTGGTTCTTAGGTCTAGCTTCTCACCAGAGAGACACATCACAGTGGTGGGTGATGGGTTCTTGAGGTACTCCATAAAGGGTGGATGGTCTTTAGCTTTGAGTTTGTGGATATCACTTAGATGGACCCAGCGAAGTGGCGCCATCATGGGCATGCTCTCCGCGGCGGATATCACATCAATAGGTTTACACTCGCCTGCGCGAAAATCATTCCGATTGAAATCGGGAGCAGCAGTCAGAGAAAGCGCTCTTAGTTTAGCGATGGCTTCAGTGAGGAGCAGCGTGTCTGGGCTCGTAAGAACGTAAATCGGCATACGTTCAGGTTTTCGAATGTCTTGTTCAAAGTCTCGTCTTATTGCCATCTTACTCTGCCTCGTCTTTAGCAAGGCTGGCTACCAGCATCCGGTTGGAAAGCTCAAGGGCGAATCGACGTGCAATACGATCAAGTGAACGTTGGCGACCGGCCTCGGTAAGCAGTGCGGTGTCCCCGGCCTCATTTGTTTCTTGGCGAAAAAGGTCTTGTCCCCTGAGCCGTACCTGCCAACGGGTCTGGCCACTGGCCGTGTCCTTAAGTGAGGCTTGAAGCGTCAGCGATTCACGGTAGGTGGGTACACCGCGATCGATACTTGAAATGATGGTCGTCGAGGTTCGTGGATTTTTGAGAGAAATCTCAAGGATGAGGGGCGATGAGCCGTCATTTGAGACGATGGTTAGACCATTTTCGAGCAGGCGTTCCTCAAGGTGGCGTGTGAGCAGTGTGGTGATGCCGATGACCGAGGGCTCTTCGATGTTGGCGATGCTGATCTCGGAGTAGCCCAGGAGGGTATCTCCTCGTAGAACCTGGTAGCCGCAGCCAGCTTGGATACCGAGCAATCCAAGAATGAGTATGAACTTGATCATCCCTGAGCCGCAGCGAGAAGTTTGCCTTCTTTAATCACGCGTTGGACGCGCTGCTCGATTTCTTTAAAGACAGTATCTTCAATCAGCGTTCGGTGGCCTGGTTGTAGGTCAACAAACTCAAAGCCGATGCGATTGGCTTCCGCGCTACGCCACCGAATCACGCTTTTGGTCTCCAGAGGTGGTCCTCTTAAGAGTCCAAAGAATCGGTAGGGTCTGATTTGAATGAACATTGCCACCTCAGCGGTTTCGGGTATCCGGTGGTTAAACTCCACGGCAATACCTTGGGTGCTGATATCGTGGGACATACAGTAAAACTGTTCGCCACTGACGGTAAAATTGACCTTGGTGCGCAATGGCACTCGCATGGCTTTACGCTGCTCAAGGAGTTTTCCGTGACGGGCTCCAAAAAGGCGCAGGACGCTGGCGTAGAGTTGGATCCAGCGAGCTTCTTCCTCAGGAGTAAGGCTGCCGAGATTACGGCGGGTCTCGAGGTCTCTTAGAACCGGCAGCTCGCTGCGGATTTGGTAGAGAATTTCAAGGTTTTCTTCACTCATCGCCTATCCCAGAGCCTTGCAGGTACATGTAAGGACACATGTACCAAACAGAACAAGGATACACTACACAGTGCCGACGGAGTGGGCAATGGTTGAGTGAAATTGCTCAACTTGACTAATTTGACTCAGATTTTTTCACAATGAGACGGTGAGCTTGGAGTCGCAGCGAGTTGATGCGGATAAAGCCGGCACTGTCTGTTTGGTCAAATCCACCAGCAATGTCCATGCTGGAGAGGTCCTGGTTGTAAAGTGAGCTTGAGCTGCTTCGCGCGATGGCCATGCAGTTGCCTTTGTAAAGGCTTAGGACAACGGTACCGTCGATGAGTTCAAGGCTCTTCTTGATGGCAGCCATTAAGAAGTCCATTTCAGGACTAAACCAGAAACCGTTGTAGATAATTTGAGCGAATTTTGGGGAAAGCATGTCGCGAAGTCTAAGAACTTCTGCGTCCATGGCGATGCCTTCAATATCTCGGTGAGCATTGTGGAGAATCGTTCCTCCGGGTGTTTCGTAAATACCGCGACTCTTAATACCGACAAATCGGTTTTCAACGATATCGATACGACCGATTCCGTGTTTACGACCTAGGTCATTAAGCATTCCGAAAAGCGCCATGGCTTCGGTTTCTTCTTGGCCGGTGAGTTGGCTTTTAACGCGAATAGGAACCCCGTCCTTGAATTCAATCTCAATGTTCTCGGTTTCGTCGGGTGCATCTTGTGGATTTTTGCAAACAGTAAAGATGCTAGGGTCTGCAGGAGCCATAGGATCTTCGAGTTGTCCGGACTCATAGCTTTTGTGCATGAGGTTTTCATCGGTACTGTAAGGCTTCTTTAATGTGACCGGAATATCGATGCCTTGCTCTTTGGCGAAGTTGATAAGATCTACTCGTCCTTGAAATTTCTCGAGGAACTCTTGGTCTTTCCAGGGAGCGTAGACTTTGATGTCGGGAGCAAGCGCGGCGTAGGCGAGTTCAAAGCGTACTTGATCGTTGCCTTTACCAGTCGCGCCGTGGCTTACGTAGCTGGCGTTGTATTTGCGGGCAATCTCGATTTGTCGCTTGGCGATAATGGGCCGAGCGAGTGAAGTCCCGAGGAGGTAGCGGTTTTCATAAACGGCGTTACCCGCAATGCTTGGGAAGATGTAGTCTGTAACGAATTCTTCCTTACAATCGACAATCACAACTTCATCAGCGCCGGTCATTTCGGCGTTGCGGCGAACCTGTTCGAAGTCTTCTTCCTGACCTACGTCGGCAATATATGCCACTACGCGAAAGTCTTTGAGCTTTAACCACTTGAGGATGCAACTGGTGTCCAAACCGCCTGAATAGGCAAGAACGACTGTTTCTTGGCTCATGGATACTTCTCCTGGTTCAACCGCTTTACTGCTATGCCCTGTGGCTTATTGCGGTTTGGTTTATCTTCAAGTCCAGGCCCCTAGCACATTGGCCAGATAATGAAACCCAGTAGATAACGCATTGTGACATACTCCCTTTGAGAGGTCGATCGGGGGCTTGCTCAACCAGCCGGCAATTAGTAATGAGGCCAGCATGCGAAAAGCAGAAAAAGTTGAAAAAATTAGTAGTATTTTGGACGAGCACTTTGCCGAGCCGCCGATTCCGTTGGACCACAAGGATGCCTACACTCTTTTGGTGGCGGTATTACTCTCGGCCCAGTGCACGGACGAGCGAGTAAACTTAGTAACACCGGCTCTCTTTGAACTCGCCGACAATGCCAAAGATATGGCTAAGGTTTCAGTTGAGGCGATTCTTGAAACCATTCGTTCGTGTGGCCTGGCACCGACCAAGGCCAAAAATATCTTAAAGCTCTCACAAATTTTGGCAGAAGAATACGACGGGGTGGTTCCGGATACCCTTGAGGGAATGGAAGCTTTACCAGGAGTTGGCCACAAGACAGCCTCTGTGGTGATGACCCAGGCCTTTGGAATGCCAGCCTTTCCGGTGGATACCCATATTTTCAGGCTTGCTCGGCGGTGGGGTCTTAGCCGGGGGAAAAACGTAGACGTTGTTGAAAAGGACCTGAAAAAGGTTTTTTTGGCTGAGCATTGGGGCAAAGTCCATCTTCAGTTCATTTATTTCGGGCGAAAATTCTGCCCAGCCCGTGGGCATGTCCCGGAGGATTGCCCGATATGTTCGTGGGGAGCGGTTAAAGCCATACTGGCTGAAGAGGCTGCGAAGAACTCCAAAAGTAAAGCAAAACGAAGAGCGCGCTGAGTTTGGCGGTTCTTGGTTGACGAAATGTGCACATGCCGCTAAGAGCATCGCGCCAGCAGCCCTTGAGTATCTCTGTTCTCTGGGGAGGGTAATAGAGCGATTAGCTCGGGCTGCACATGTGGCAACGCGCCAGTGACCGCTAGGTCGCTGGCGCCGTTCACTTCTTTAATTCAATAAAAACGGATACTTGATTTACTTTTTGGGTTTTACTGCGCCCAGGTTGGACGAGGCGATTGCCATTGACGTCTTAAGCCGTCCTGCGGATGCTCGAAGCAGAGTTGCCAGCTGTGCAGGTGAAGGCGGTCATGGTTTGCGGGCTGAATCGCGGCATCTTCGACTTCAGAGCCGTAGGTCTCATCTCCAAGAATAGGCAGTCCGGCGTCTTTTAAATGCACTCTGATCTGATTGGTTCTACCACTTTTAGGTCTCGCACAGATCAACGACGTCCCGTCTGGATAATGCTCAAGCAGTTCAAAGCTTGTTTCAGCGCTGTCACCATCACCGGTCACCATCCGAGCAGAACCGTTTTCATGACGTTTGATTGGCGCTCTGGATATAAAGTGGCTTTGTACCGGGCAGCCTTCAACCCTTGCTAAGTAGGCCTTTTCAACGGTCCTTCTCTCAAATTGAGGCTGCACAAATCTGGCTGCCTCACGGCTTCGGCTCATGAGGAGCAGTCCGGTGGTTCCGGCGTCGATGCGGTGCGCGGGCCTTAGTTTCTCGTTCGGCCAAACTTGCTGAAGAAGCCACTGAAGGCTGTGTTTGTTGAAACGTCCGCATGGGTGAACCGGCAACGGGGCCGGCTTATTGATGGCGATGAGATGTTTGTCCAGGTAGAGCACTTCGATGGCGGATGCGATGGGCGGTTCTACCGTATCGGGCATGAAGAACTCGATACGCTCACCAGCCAGCATAATCGTCGTCAGATTGATGGGCTTGGTACTGCGTTGAAGCCGACCCTCAGCTATCGCATCTTCCCATCGTTTGGTGGGCACATGGGGACAAATCGTGCTCAAGCAAACCCCCGCGGTTTTGCCGTCGAGCTTACCGGGAATTCGAACGGGGCGGTTATTTGTATAGGGCGTTGAGCCAGGTTGGGATTGCGCAAGCCTTTGGAGCGCGTCTTGGAGTGCTTGCTTTTCGTCCATGGGTTTGGACCTAACGCTCCAAATGGCAGGTTGCAACACCCGCTGAGCGCTCTACGCTTTATTTTTTATGCCCCAGAGCCCCTTTAGAGCCAGATTCCGGCTTGCTGCCGGGGTCGTGCGGTGTTAATTCACGCGTAGCGGTTCGAGCCTGCTGGGCTCGGCTATTTTGTTAACAATCTCAATTATCTGGAAGATTATCGTGTTTGGATGGATGGCAAATTTTTTCGGTAACGACCTGGCCATCGATCTGGGTACTTCGAACACTCTTATTTATGCCAATGGCAAAGGGATTGTTTGTGATGAGCCTTCGGTGGTTGTGGTTCAAAATGACGGTCGAGGCGGTCGCAATGTGATTGCGGTTGGGCGCGAAGCAAAAGAAATGTTGGGCCGTACCCCAACTGCGGTGACAGCGATCCGGCCCATCAAAGATGGGGTTATTGCTGACTTTGAGGTGACCGAGGAAATGCTGCGGCATTTTATCAAGAAAGCTCAACAGACTCGCAAAATGATTAAGCCACGGGTTGTGATTTGTGTGCCCAATGGAATCACCGAGGTTGAAAAGCGTGCGGTTTGTGAAAGCGCTGAAAGCGCGGGTGCTCGTGAAGTACATTTGATCGAAGAACCGATGGCTGCGGCCATTGGTGCAGAGCTGCCCGTTGTTGAAGCCTCGGGGAACATGATTGTCGATATCGGTGGCGGAACCACTGAGGTGGCTGTGATTTCATTGGCGGGAATTGTTTATTCTCGGAGCGTTCGTATTGGCGGCGACAAAATGGATGAAGCCATCGTTCAGCATATTAAGAAACGCTACAATCTCTTGATTGGTACCAACAGCGCGGAAGAAATTAAGATGGCGATTGGTACCGCACATCCAGATCACGAAATTCAGTCCACAACGGTTAAAGGCCGTGACATGATGGCTGGTGTACCTCGTACTGTGGAAATCGATTCCGTTGAGGTTTACGAAGCCTTAAGTGAGCCGCTGAGCGCTATTGTCGATACCATTAAGGTTGCCCTTGAACGCACGCCTCCAGAGCTTGCCGCAGACATTGTTGATAAAGGCATTGTACTGGCAGGCGGCGGCGCTTTGTTACCAAACTTTGATCACCGGCTACGCGAGGAAACAGGTCTTCCTGTGATTATTGCGAGCGATCCTTCTCATTGTGTGGTGATGGGCACGGGTAAAGTTCTAGAAAACGTTGAATTTCTTTCTCAGGTAAAAGTCCATTAAGAAGAGAACGAGCTTTCTTAGTCGCTACCGCGACCCCCTGGTTGTATCACTTCTCGTGGCGGTGACCTTTGTCATCTATGCTGCCCAGAGTTCAGAAGCACGTGACCACAATTGGCTTGACCGAATCGTTATCAACCTCACGGCTCCCATTCAGTCTTTGATAGAAG
Coding sequences within:
- the holA gene encoding DNA polymerase III subunit delta codes for the protein MAIRRDFEQDIRKPERMPIYVLTSPDTLLLTEAIAKLRALSLTAAPDFNRNDFRAGECKPIDVISAAESMPMMAPLRWVHLSDIHKLKAKDHPPFMEYLKNPSPTTVMCLSGEKLDLRTKLGKALSKANCVFQFAVPQQRDIGGWLNARAKDHGIKIERDACALIADFIGTELGILDNALHQVAAYAGEDAVVSCDDVETCLISSRVRIVWDLTDAIGDRNLSLASTLVRNLIDGGEDAFPILGAICYRLRLMFRTREMLERGASPRDVKQNIKLGRDADRLIDGAKRYTVNELSHALHCAAQADIRLKSTPLSQGVILDRLLVDIHSHGALQG
- a CDS encoding PilZ domain-containing protein, producing the protein MSEENLEILYQIRSELPVLRDLETRRNLGSLTPEEEARWIQLYASVLRLFGARHGKLLEQRKAMRVPLRTKVNFTVSGEQFYCMSHDISTQGIAVEFNHRIPETAEVAMFIQIRPYRFFGLLRGPPLETKSVIRWRSAEANRIGFEFVDLQPGHRTLIEDTVFKEIEQRVQRVIKEGKLLAAAQG
- a CDS encoding argininosuccinate synthase, which codes for MSQETVVLAYSGGLDTSCILKWLKLKDFRVVAYIADVGQEEDFEQVRRNAEMTGADEVVIVDCKEEFVTDYIFPSIAGNAVYENRYLLGTSLARPIIAKRQIEIARKYNASYVSHGATGKGNDQVRFELAYAALAPDIKVYAPWKDQEFLEKFQGRVDLINFAKEQGIDIPVTLKKPYSTDENLMHKSYESGQLEDPMAPADPSIFTVCKNPQDAPDETENIEIEFKDGVPIRVKSQLTGQEETEAMALFGMLNDLGRKHGIGRIDIVENRFVGIKSRGIYETPGGTILHNAHRDIEGIAMDAEVLRLRDMLSPKFAQIIYNGFWFSPEMDFLMAAIKKSLELIDGTVVLSLYKGNCMAIARSSSSSLYNQDLSSMDIAGGFDQTDSAGFIRINSLRLQAHRLIVKKSESN
- the nth gene encoding endonuclease III — its product is MRKAEKVEKISSILDEHFAEPPIPLDHKDAYTLLVAVLLSAQCTDERVNLVTPALFELADNAKDMAKVSVEAILETIRSCGLAPTKAKNILKLSQILAEEYDGVVPDTLEGMEALPGVGHKTASVVMTQAFGMPAFPVDTHIFRLARRWGLSRGKNVDVVEKDLKKVFLAEHWGKVHLQFIYFGRKFCPARGHVPEDCPICSWGAVKAILAEEAAKNSKSKAKRRAR
- a CDS encoding RluA family pseudouridine synthase; the protein is MDEKQALQDALQRLAQSQPGSTPYTNNRPVRIPGKLDGKTAGVCLSTICPHVPTKRWEDAIAEGRLQRSTKPINLTTIMLAGERIEFFMPDTVEPPIASAIEVLYLDKHLIAINKPAPLPVHPCGRFNKHSLQWLLQQVWPNEKLRPAHRIDAGTTGLLLMSRSREAARFVQPQFERRTVEKAYLARVEGCPVQSHFISRAPIKRHENGSARMVTGDGDSAETSFELLEHYPDGTSLICARPKSGRTNQIRVHLKDAGLPILGDETYGSEVEDAAIQPANHDRLHLHSWQLCFEHPQDGLRRQWQSPRPTWAQ
- a CDS encoding rod shape-determining protein; translated protein: MANFFGNDLAIDLGTSNTLIYANGKGIVCDEPSVVVVQNDGRGGRNVIAVGREAKEMLGRTPTAVTAIRPIKDGVIADFEVTEEMLRHFIKKAQQTRKMIKPRVVICVPNGITEVEKRAVCESAESAGAREVHLIEEPMAAAIGAELPVVEASGNMIVDIGGGTTEVAVISLAGIVYSRSVRIGGDKMDEAIVQHIKKRYNLLIGTNSAEEIKMAIGTAHPDHEIQSTTVKGRDMMAGVPRTVEIDSVEVYEALSEPLSAIVDTIKVALERTPPELAADIVDKGIVLAGGGALLPNFDHRLREETGLPVIIASDPSHCVVMGTGKVLENVEFLSQVKVH